One stretch of Paenibacillus sp. FSL R5-0341 DNA includes these proteins:
- a CDS encoding GH1 family beta-glucosidase, with protein sequence MTIFKFPQDFRWGTATASYQIEGAAQEGGRGVSIWDTFARTPGKVYNGDNGDVACDSYHRYEEDIELMKKLGINTYRFSIAWPRIIPDGDGEINREGLDFYHRFVDALLEAGIEPFLTLYHWDLPQTLEDDGGWGNRRTVDAFVKYAEVIFKEFSGKINFWLTFNEPWCIAFLSNLLGIHAPGNKDLQTSINVAHGLLVAHGKAVQSFRRLGTTGQIGIAPNVCWAEPYSKSPEDQAACDRSIALNTDWFLDPIYKGSYPQFMVDWFAEAGATVPIQEGDMEIISQPIDLLGINYYTMGINRFNPEAGALQSEEVDMGLTKTDIGWPVESRGLYEFMHYLQKYGNVDVYITENGACINDDLENGKINDDRRIAYYEQHLAQIHRIINDGINLKGYMAWSLMDNFEWAEGYRMRFGLVHVDYRSLVRTPKESYYWYQNVIKNNWLETRNEHNPQ encoded by the coding sequence ATGACGATTTTTAAATTTCCGCAAGATTTTCGCTGGGGAACAGCAACAGCTTCCTATCAAATAGAAGGAGCGGCACAGGAAGGTGGACGTGGGGTATCCATCTGGGATACGTTTGCGCGCACGCCTGGCAAAGTATATAACGGAGACAATGGTGATGTTGCATGTGACAGTTATCATCGGTATGAGGAAGATATCGAATTGATGAAGAAACTCGGGATTAATACGTACCGGTTTTCCATTGCCTGGCCGCGTATTATTCCTGACGGGGATGGGGAGATCAATCGGGAAGGTCTGGACTTCTACCACCGTTTCGTGGATGCATTGCTGGAGGCTGGAATTGAACCGTTCCTCACGCTGTATCACTGGGATCTTCCGCAAACGCTGGAGGATGACGGAGGTTGGGGCAACCGCAGAACTGTGGATGCTTTTGTGAAATATGCCGAAGTGATCTTCAAAGAATTCTCGGGTAAAATCAACTTCTGGCTGACATTCAACGAACCATGGTGTATCGCGTTCCTGTCAAACCTTCTCGGGATTCATGCGCCAGGAAACAAAGACCTGCAAACGTCAATCAATGTTGCTCATGGATTGCTGGTTGCTCATGGTAAAGCCGTTCAATCCTTCCGTCGCTTGGGTACAACCGGACAGATCGGTATTGCTCCAAACGTATGCTGGGCTGAGCCTTATAGCAAATCTCCTGAGGACCAAGCTGCTTGTGATAGATCAATCGCGCTCAATACCGACTGGTTCCTTGACCCGATCTACAAAGGCTCGTACCCGCAATTTATGGTGGACTGGTTCGCAGAAGCGGGAGCTACGGTGCCAATTCAAGAAGGCGATATGGAGATCATCTCGCAACCGATCGACCTGCTAGGCATTAACTATTACACCATGGGGATCAATCGCTTCAATCCTGAGGCAGGCGCTCTGCAATCGGAAGAAGTTGATATGGGCCTCACCAAAACTGATATTGGTTGGCCAGTGGAGTCACGCGGCTTGTATGAATTCATGCATTATCTGCAAAAGTATGGAAATGTGGATGTGTATATCACGGAGAACGGTGCCTGCATCAATGATGATCTGGAGAATGGCAAAATTAATGATGATCGCCGGATTGCATATTATGAACAGCACTTGGCTCAGATTCACCGCATCATTAATGACGGCATTAACCTGAAAGGGTACATGGCATGGTCACTGATGGATAATTTCGAATGGGCAGAGGGCTATCGTATGCGCTTCGGTCTCGTTCATGTGGATTATCGTTCACTTGTGAGAACGCCGAAGGAGAGCTATTACTGGTATCAGAATGTCATCAAGAATAATTGGTTGGAAACACGGAACGAACATAATCCCCAATAG
- a CDS encoding glycoside hydrolase N-terminal domain-containing protein: MSQHNNQTKINRLWYRKPAKRWEEALPIGNGRLGGMVYGGAADERIQLNEDTLWSGFPRDTIQYSSQRYLKQTRELIMDGQYGEAEDLLNREMLGRDVEAYQPMGHFLLHHDGLDDLSYDAFERELDLESGIASTAYSWEGTHYVREVYSSASDDLMVCTLKADQKGAVNVIVTLDSPHPYQVQTSGDALTMFSRCPSHVESNYFRDHPESVIYEEDRGTAYAVRVAVTATGEQAKVSKLEGKLHIQGADQVVFYLAAATSFESYNVLPVKDNLVLEKECMDTISKGIAHGAESLRDRHVEDHNALFNRVSIDLGVSANAELPTDERLQAYQAGEQDPGLEALYFQYGRYLLMASSRPGSQPANLQGIWNHQVEPPWHSDYTININTEMNYWPAEVCNLSECHEPLFDMLTDLSDTGRRTARILYGARGWTAHHNVDIWRTTTPTGGDASWAFWPMGGVWLTSHLWEHYQFTGDQRFLEERAYPIMKEAALFCLDWLVEGPDGYLVTIPSTSPENKFLTDAGEARSISMASTMDMTLIRELFSRCIEAAKQLNLGESLASEWGEALEKLYPFRIGSEGQLLEWYKDFTESEPGHRHVSHLYGLYPGEQINRMHTPELVEAARVSLERRIAQGGGHTGWSCAWLINLYARLLDKNQAHQFVRTLLARSTHPNLFDDHPPFQIDGNFGGTAGMAEMLLQSHLNELHLLPALPDLWTQGRVEGLRARGGYTVGITWADNKLASAVIKADRNDSLTIRSAYPLRVEGHEQAKAELTPQGDYVVILTMTAGQTIRVSS, translated from the coding sequence ATGTCCCAACACAACAACCAAACTAAAATCAATCGTCTATGGTATCGAAAACCGGCAAAACGCTGGGAAGAAGCATTGCCTATCGGAAACGGCCGTCTTGGAGGCATGGTGTACGGTGGCGCAGCAGATGAACGAATTCAGCTCAATGAAGATACATTATGGTCAGGATTTCCACGAGATACGATTCAATACAGCAGTCAGCGGTATTTGAAACAGACGCGTGAGTTGATTATGGATGGGCAGTATGGCGAAGCGGAGGATTTGTTGAACCGTGAAATGCTGGGTCGTGATGTGGAGGCCTATCAGCCGATGGGTCACTTTCTACTACACCATGATGGTCTGGATGATCTTTCGTATGATGCATTTGAGCGTGAGCTTGATCTAGAGTCGGGTATTGCCAGCACGGCGTATTCTTGGGAAGGAACTCATTATGTACGTGAAGTATATTCCAGCGCTTCGGATGATCTGATGGTCTGCACATTGAAAGCTGATCAGAAGGGTGCTGTGAATGTAATTGTTACGTTAGACAGTCCCCATCCTTATCAGGTTCAGACTTCGGGAGATGCACTCACCATGTTCAGCCGGTGCCCAAGTCATGTGGAGTCCAATTACTTCAGGGATCACCCTGAATCCGTTATCTATGAAGAGGATCGGGGAACCGCGTATGCTGTGCGTGTGGCAGTTACGGCAACAGGAGAGCAGGCGAAGGTCTCCAAGCTGGAAGGCAAGCTACATATTCAGGGTGCTGATCAGGTTGTTTTCTATCTGGCAGCAGCTACGTCCTTTGAAAGTTACAATGTGTTGCCTGTAAAGGACAACCTGGTGCTGGAAAAGGAATGCATGGATACGATCTCCAAAGGGATCGCACATGGTGCGGAATCGCTTCGTGACCGACATGTAGAAGATCATAACGCTCTGTTTAACAGAGTCTCTATTGATCTAGGTGTATCGGCTAACGCCGAATTGCCTACGGATGAGCGGCTGCAGGCTTATCAGGCAGGGGAACAAGACCCTGGGCTGGAGGCACTCTATTTTCAATATGGAAGATATCTGTTAATGGCGAGTTCGCGTCCGGGCAGCCAGCCTGCCAATTTGCAGGGAATCTGGAACCATCAGGTAGAGCCGCCATGGCACAGTGATTACACGATCAATATCAACACCGAAATGAACTACTGGCCGGCAGAAGTCTGCAATCTCAGTGAATGTCATGAGCCGCTATTTGATATGCTGACAGATCTCAGTGATACAGGGCGTAGAACGGCGCGAATTCTCTACGGAGCCCGTGGATGGACCGCGCATCATAACGTGGATATCTGGAGAACCACGACACCAACAGGCGGTGATGCAAGCTGGGCATTCTGGCCGATGGGTGGCGTGTGGCTGACCTCGCATCTATGGGAGCATTACCAATTTACCGGTGATCAGCGTTTTCTTGAGGAACGTGCCTATCCCATTATGAAAGAAGCTGCACTCTTCTGTCTCGACTGGCTGGTGGAAGGACCGGATGGTTATCTGGTCACGATTCCATCCACTTCACCAGAGAACAAGTTCCTGACAGACGCTGGAGAGGCGCGCAGTATATCCATGGCTTCAACGATGGATATGACGTTAATTCGTGAACTGTTCAGCCGTTGTATTGAGGCCGCGAAGCAATTGAATCTAGGTGAGTCATTGGCGAGCGAGTGGGGTGAGGCTCTGGAGAAACTCTATCCATTCCGAATTGGAAGCGAAGGACAATTACTGGAGTGGTATAAGGATTTTACCGAATCCGAGCCAGGGCATCGTCACGTCTCTCATCTATATGGACTGTATCCAGGAGAGCAGATTAACCGCATGCATACACCGGAACTTGTGGAAGCTGCACGAGTATCGCTTGAACGCCGTATCGCACAAGGTGGCGGGCATACAGGATGGAGCTGTGCGTGGTTGATCAATCTGTATGCACGACTGCTGGATAAGAACCAGGCACATCAGTTTGTACGCACATTGCTGGCTCGATCTACGCATCCGAATCTGTTTGACGACCATCCGCCTTTCCAGATTGATGGTAACTTTGGAGGCACGGCCGGAATGGCCGAGATGTTGTTGCAGAGCCACTTGAACGAGTTACATTTACTTCCAGCACTGCCTGATCTCTGGACTCAAGGTCGTGTTGAAGGGCTTCGTGCAAGAGGTGGTTATACCGTGGGCATAACGTGGGCGGACAATAAGCTCGCGTCAGCGGTCATCAAGGCAGACCGAAATGATTCGCTGACCATTCGCAGTGCTTATCCGCTGCGTGTGGAAGGACATGAACAAGCTAAGGCAGAACTTACGCCACAGGGCGATTATGTAGTTATTTTAACCATGACCGCAGGACAGACGATCCGCGTGTCATCATGA
- a CDS encoding ABC transporter substrate-binding protein yields MKGNTPKTFAMLMLASAMLVTAGCGNSGTKETSESSGTEPITVTFFGADASPTWNKMQDAVGKKITEQTGVTIEAEYDVNDGGNQKIALMAASGDFPDMIYPKGNLSKLVDAGAMLDLTDLIEEHAPNLKKIYGEQMNRLKYSLEDQAIYTIPTNMGVDNVTFDATGGFEIQQRVLKELGYPEVKTLEDYENVLKAYYEKHPTIDGQPTIPLTLNADDWKIMITVTNPAFQATGAPDDGEYYIDPETYEAKLHYKRPEEREYFRWLNKMYNEGLLDKDAFVQKDDQYKSKIASGRVLGLIDQEWNYQEAENALKSSGKDDATYAHFSVSLNDEIVDHTFQPAGFDGYGIGITTSAKDPVRIIKFMDWLASDEGQVLRNWGLEGEHYNVEDGQRVIPDEVQDRKTNDNSNFSKETGIGMYNVFSARYGDGVKDSTDNYYTTNFPEQIVAGYTAAEKETLKAYGITTWKEFYPAEEDLPVKDWGAAYNMSVPSGTDYEVTFQKTQDIIRKRIPEAVLTTPANFDATYDALLADLDKAGAVEMEKQFTVWVKERVSLWTGKDVK; encoded by the coding sequence ATGAAAGGTAATACACCCAAGACGTTTGCAATGTTGATGCTCGCAAGTGCAATGTTGGTCACAGCTGGTTGTGGGAATTCGGGAACCAAAGAGACTTCGGAGTCCAGCGGAACCGAACCGATCACAGTTACATTCTTCGGGGCGGATGCTAGTCCAACCTGGAACAAGATGCAAGATGCTGTTGGTAAAAAGATAACGGAGCAAACAGGCGTTACCATTGAAGCAGAGTATGATGTAAACGATGGTGGTAACCAGAAGATTGCGCTTATGGCTGCCAGTGGTGACTTTCCTGATATGATCTACCCTAAAGGTAACTTATCTAAGCTTGTGGATGCAGGCGCGATGCTGGATCTCACGGATTTGATTGAGGAGCATGCTCCCAATTTGAAAAAAATCTATGGAGAACAGATGAACCGTTTGAAATACAGTCTTGAAGATCAAGCGATATATACCATTCCAACCAATATGGGTGTCGATAATGTTACGTTTGACGCTACAGGTGGATTCGAAATTCAGCAAAGAGTCTTGAAAGAGCTTGGGTACCCTGAAGTGAAAACACTTGAGGATTACGAGAACGTACTTAAAGCTTATTATGAAAAACACCCAACGATTGATGGTCAGCCAACCATTCCATTGACATTAAATGCAGATGACTGGAAGATCATGATCACGGTAACAAACCCAGCTTTCCAGGCAACAGGCGCACCGGATGATGGTGAGTATTACATTGACCCTGAAACGTATGAAGCTAAGCTGCACTACAAACGTCCAGAGGAAAGAGAATATTTCCGTTGGTTGAACAAAATGTATAATGAAGGCCTACTGGACAAAGATGCATTTGTTCAAAAGGATGACCAATATAAGTCCAAAATTGCCAGTGGCCGTGTCCTCGGTCTGATTGACCAAGAGTGGAATTATCAAGAAGCGGAGAACGCGCTTAAATCATCGGGCAAGGATGACGCCACATATGCTCACTTCTCCGTATCCCTTAACGACGAAATTGTGGATCATACGTTCCAACCAGCCGGATTTGACGGTTATGGCATCGGGATCACAACTTCTGCCAAAGATCCAGTGCGTATCATCAAATTCATGGATTGGCTTGCTTCCGATGAAGGCCAAGTATTGAGAAACTGGGGTCTTGAAGGCGAACACTATAACGTCGAGGATGGTCAACGGGTTATCCCAGATGAAGTTCAAGATCGTAAAACAAATGACAACTCCAATTTCAGCAAAGAAACAGGAATTGGGATGTATAACGTATTTAGTGCAAGATACGGTGACGGTGTAAAAGATTCTACGGATAACTACTATACAACGAACTTCCCTGAACAGATTGTAGCTGGTTACACGGCTGCAGAGAAAGAAACGCTGAAAGCTTATGGTATCACGACTTGGAAAGAGTTCTATCCGGCTGAAGAAGATCTGCCAGTCAAGGATTGGGGCGCAGCTTATAACATGTCAGTACCTTCCGGTACAGACTATGAGGTAACTTTCCAGAAAACGCAGGATATCATCCGTAAACGGATTCCGGAAGCTGTTCTGACTACACCAGCAAACTTTGATGCAACCTATGATGCTTTACTGGCTGATTTGGACAAAGCAGGTGCAGTTGAAATGGAGAAACAATTTACGGTTTGGGTTAAGGAACGTGTCTCCCTGTGGACAGGCAAAGACGTAAAATAA
- a CDS encoding ABC transporter substrate-binding protein encodes MKGKTPKTFAMLLLASALAITAGCSGSGGGTTASEKPVDSGDTTTPVTFTFFGADASPSWNNMKDAVGQEITKQTGVTIEAEYDVNNGGDQKIPLMAASGDYPDIIFPKGNLSKLVDAGAMLDLTDLIEEHAPNLKKIYGEQMNRLKYSLDDQAIYAIPTNMGVDNVAFDAGGGFEIQQRVLKELGYPEVKTLEDYENVLRTYYEKHPTIDGQPTIPLTLNADDWKIMITVTNPAFQATGGPDDGEYYINPETYEAMLHYKRPEEKEYFRWLNKMYNEGLLDKDTFVQKDDQYKSKIASGRVLGLIDQDWNYGEAENALKAAGKDDATYAHFSVSLNKDIVDHTFQPTGFDGYGIGITTSAKDPVRIIKFMDWLASDEGQVLRNWGIEGEHYNVENGKRVIPDDVQERKTNDNSNFTKETGVGLYNIFSARYGDGVKDATDNYYTTNFPEQIQASYTPAEKETLKAYGITTWKDFYPSEDELKLKDWGAAYNMPVPSDTDYNVTFQKTQDIIRKRIPEAILAKPENFDSVYDSLLAELDKAGAVEMEKQYTVWIKERVALWTGKDVK; translated from the coding sequence ATGAAGGGCAAAACACCAAAAACATTTGCAATGCTTCTGTTAGCCAGTGCTCTTGCAATTACAGCAGGATGCAGCGGCAGTGGAGGAGGAACTACCGCTTCAGAAAAGCCGGTTGATTCTGGAGATACGACCACCCCGGTAACCTTTACATTCTTTGGTGCAGATGCAAGTCCGAGTTGGAACAACATGAAAGATGCAGTGGGCCAAGAGATCACCAAACAAACAGGTGTTACAATTGAAGCAGAGTATGATGTGAATAATGGTGGTGACCAAAAGATTCCTTTGATGGCTGCCAGCGGTGATTACCCTGATATTATCTTTCCTAAAGGTAACTTGTCGAAGCTAGTGGATGCAGGCGCAATGCTGGACCTGACTGACCTGATTGAGGAACATGCACCAAACCTGAAAAAAATCTATGGCGAGCAGATGAATCGTTTGAAATACAGTCTGGACGATCAGGCGATCTATGCTATCCCAACAAATATGGGTGTAGATAACGTTGCATTTGATGCAGGTGGCGGTTTCGAAATTCAGCAAAGAGTCTTGAAAGAGCTCGGATACCCTGAAGTGAAGACACTTGAGGATTACGAAAACGTTCTTAGAACGTATTATGAAAAACATCCAACGATTGATGGTCAACCAACCATTCCGCTGACATTGAATGCAGATGACTGGAAGATCATGATCACGGTAACGAACCCTGCCTTCCAGGCAACAGGTGGACCGGATGATGGTGAATATTACATTAACCCTGAAACGTATGAAGCAATGCTTCACTACAAACGTCCTGAGGAGAAAGAATATTTCCGTTGGTTGAACAAAATGTATAATGAAGGATTGCTGGATAAAGATACTTTTGTGCAAAAGGATGATCAATACAAATCCAAAATTGCCAGTGGTCGTGTACTCGGTCTGATTGACCAGGACTGGAACTATGGTGAAGCTGAGAATGCTCTCAAAGCAGCGGGGAAAGATGATGCCACATATGCTCACTTCTCCGTGTCCCTGAACAAGGACATTGTGGATCATACGTTCCAACCAACTGGATTTGACGGATATGGTATCGGGATCACAACTTCGGCCAAAGATCCGGTACGTATCATCAAATTCATGGATTGGCTTGCTTCCGATGAAGGTCAAGTGTTGAGAAACTGGGGTATTGAAGGCGAACACTACAACGTTGAAAATGGCAAACGTGTCATCCCTGACGACGTTCAGGAACGCAAAACGAATGACAACTCGAACTTCACCAAAGAAACAGGAGTTGGATTGTACAATATTTTCAGCGCAAGATACGGTGATGGTGTAAAAGATGCTACAGATAACTACTACACAACGAACTTCCCTGAACAGATCCAAGCAAGTTACACACCAGCAGAGAAGGAAACATTGAAAGCATATGGTATTACAACATGGAAAGATTTCTATCCTTCCGAAGATGAACTGAAGCTGAAAGATTGGGGCGCAGCATATAACATGCCTGTACCTTCTGACACGGATTACAACGTAACATTCCAGAAAACGCAGGACATCATCCGTAAACGGATTCCAGAAGCCATCCTTGCCAAACCGGAGAACTTCGACAGCGTATATGATAGTCTCCTAGCTGAACTCGATAAAGCGGGTGCGGTAGAAATGGAGAAACAATATACCGTTTGGATCAAAGAACGTGTTGCGCTATGGACTGGAAAAGATGTGAAATAA
- a CDS encoding ABC transporter substrate-binding protein, which yields MASSKMKIALAPVLAMSLLAGCGGGSGGDTSFKDTSAETTPLTFDFFSVDPSPNWNGMKDEVGKVLTEKTGITLNGEFAVSGGQDKISLMAASGDYPDIVSPKGELSKLVDAGAMLDLTDLIDQYAPNLKKLYGNYMDRLKYSNEDQAIYVLPTYYAVDQKYFDAGGGFGIQHRVLKELGYPEVRTLQDYENVLKAYKEKHPTIDGQPTIPLTLDADDWRIMITVTNPAFQATGAPDDGEYYIDPETYEASLHYKRPEEKEYFRWLNHMYNTGLLDQDSFIQKTDQYKSKIASGRVLGVIDQDWGYSDAENALKSAGKTEATYSHFPVTLSEDIKDHAFQDPGFVSGWGVGITTSNPDPVRTIKFFDYLASEEGQVLMNWGIEGKQYEVKDGKRVIPADIQDQKTNNAAVFQKETGIGLYTNMSGHYGDGVKDSTDNYYTTNFPEQIVAAYSDAEKETLKAYGATTWKDLFPSEDEFPIKPWGAAYNLPTPGDSNYNVIFKKTQDIIRKRIPEAILSTPEQFDAIYDGMIAEVNQAGAEDMEKQYTELVQNRVQLWSGEEAK from the coding sequence ATGGCAAGTTCCAAAATGAAGATTGCACTGGCTCCAGTGCTTGCGATGTCTTTGCTCGCAGGTTGTGGTGGAGGAAGCGGCGGTGATACGTCCTTCAAGGATACAAGCGCAGAGACAACTCCACTTACTTTCGACTTTTTTAGTGTCGATCCCAGTCCGAACTGGAATGGCATGAAGGATGAAGTCGGCAAAGTCCTTACAGAAAAAACAGGGATAACCCTTAACGGTGAATTTGCCGTTAGTGGTGGTCAGGATAAGATATCCTTAATGGCAGCGAGCGGAGACTATCCGGATATCGTGTCACCCAAAGGAGAACTTAGCAAACTGGTGGATGCCGGGGCAATGCTCGATCTGACAGATCTGATCGACCAATATGCTCCCAATCTGAAAAAGCTGTATGGTAATTACATGGACCGGTTGAAATACAGTAATGAAGATCAGGCTATTTATGTGCTGCCAACGTATTATGCGGTAGACCAAAAGTACTTTGATGCAGGTGGCGGATTTGGTATTCAACACCGTGTATTGAAAGAACTCGGATACCCGGAAGTACGTACACTTCAGGATTACGAGAATGTATTGAAGGCGTACAAAGAGAAACACCCAACGATTGATGGTCAGCCAACCATCCCTTTAACACTGGACGCGGATGATTGGAGAATCATGATTACCGTGACGAACCCGGCCTTCCAGGCAACAGGTGCACCCGATGACGGTGAATACTACATCGATCCAGAGACATATGAAGCAAGTCTGCATTACAAACGTCCAGAGGAAAAAGAGTACTTCCGATGGTTGAACCATATGTATAACACTGGATTGCTGGATCAGGACAGCTTCATCCAAAAAACAGACCAATACAAATCCAAAATTGCAAGTGGACGTGTTCTTGGTGTCATTGACCAGGATTGGGGTTATTCCGATGCAGAAAATGCATTGAAATCTGCAGGCAAGACGGAAGCAACGTATTCACACTTCCCGGTAACCCTGTCCGAGGATATCAAGGATCATGCCTTCCAAGACCCTGGTTTTGTGTCCGGTTGGGGTGTAGGGATTACAACATCGAATCCTGATCCGGTTCGTACGATCAAATTCTTTGATTACCTGGCTTCTGAAGAAGGGCAAGTACTGATGAACTGGGGAATTGAAGGCAAGCAGTATGAAGTGAAGGACGGCAAACGTGTGATTCCTGCCGACATTCAAGACCAAAAAACCAATAATGCAGCCGTATTCCAGAAAGAAACGGGTATTGGACTGTACACCAATATGTCCGGTCACTATGGAGATGGTGTGAAGGATTCAACGGATAACTACTATACTACGAATTTCCCTGAACAGATCGTAGCAGCCTATTCCGATGCAGAGAAAGAAACACTCAAAGCATATGGTGCTACTACGTGGAAAGACCTGTTCCCAAGTGAAGATGAGTTCCCAATCAAACCATGGGGAGCAGCATACAATTTGCCAACACCAGGTGATTCTAACTACAACGTTATCTTCAAGAAAACACAGGATATCATCCGGAAACGTATACCGGAGGCCATTCTGAGTACTCCTGAACAATTCGATGCCATCTATGACGGCATGATTGCAGAAGTGAACCAAGCAGGAGCAGAGGATATGGAGAAACAATATACAGAGCTCGTACAAAACCGTGTCCAACTGTGGAGCGGTGAAGAGGCTAAATAA
- a CDS encoding carbohydrate ABC transporter permease: MANKAFNATRGDKLFDIFNILAMTMVLVVTLYPFLNVLAISLNNSTDTVRGGIYLWPREFTLQNYKTIFQYDGLLQGLQISILRTLVGTVLGLISSSMIAFTLSRPDFGLRKFVSTTLALTMYFSGGLIPVYILMRDLNLIGTFWVYVLPGMISAFNVFIIRSFIDGLPYSLQESAKLDGANDFTIYYRIILPLCKPVLATIALFLAVGQWNAWFDTYLYNGSKAHLTTLQYELMKVLQSTQQGSGAGRNANDMAQQMTQISPESIKMAITIVVTVPILIVYPFLQKYFVGGMTLGAVKG, from the coding sequence ATGGCGAACAAAGCATTCAATGCTACTCGGGGCGATAAACTGTTCGATATATTCAACATCCTCGCGATGACCATGGTGCTGGTTGTAACACTTTATCCATTCCTTAACGTACTAGCCATCTCACTCAATAACTCGACAGATACAGTACGTGGCGGAATTTACTTGTGGCCTCGCGAATTCACATTACAGAACTACAAAACGATTTTCCAATATGATGGATTGCTACAAGGTTTGCAGATCTCCATTCTGCGTACACTTGTAGGTACCGTGCTCGGATTGATCAGTTCATCCATGATTGCCTTTACACTGAGCAGACCTGATTTTGGACTTAGAAAATTTGTTTCCACAACGCTTGCGCTCACGATGTATTTCTCCGGTGGTCTGATTCCGGTGTACATTCTGATGCGTGACTTGAACCTGATCGGTACATTCTGGGTATATGTATTGCCTGGCATGATCAGTGCATTTAACGTGTTCATCATCCGTTCATTCATTGATGGCCTGCCATACTCATTGCAGGAATCTGCGAAGCTGGACGGAGCGAATGACTTTACAATCTATTACAGAATCATCTTGCCACTGTGTAAACCAGTGCTTGCTACCATCGCATTGTTCCTGGCTGTAGGTCAATGGAATGCGTGGTTTGATACGTACCTGTATAATGGTTCAAAGGCACATTTGACCACGCTCCAATATGAGCTGATGAAAGTATTGCAGAGTACACAGCAGGGCTCAGGTGCTGGACGAAATGCCAATGATATGGCGCAGCAAATGACACAGATTTCACCGGAATCGATCAAAATGGCGATTACGATCGTTGTAACGGTTCCAATCCTCATTGTATATCCATTCCTTCAAAAGTACTTTGTTGGCGGTATGACACTGGGCGCAGTAAAAGGTTAA
- a CDS encoding sugar ABC transporter permease, whose amino-acid sequence METLTKKSASANRSSDPKPPLKNRRNGIWDRMKQQKYLYLMSLPFVAWVFVFNYLPLWGWTMAFQNYKPARSFGDQEWVGFKHFVELFSDDRFYLVLRNTLAMSLMGLVVGFIVPIFFAILLNEMRGMFFKRAVQTVSYLPHFVSWVVVAGIITKMLSTDGGIINDLLVGLNIIDQPIQFMAKGNLFWYIVTASDMWKETGWNAIIYLAAITGIDNELYEASRVDGANRWRQMWHITLPGIRTTISVLFIMSIGHLISIGFEKQFLLGNSLVTDYSEVLDLYALNYGLNMGRFSYGTAIGIFNSVVSIILLFTANGLFKKFTKESIM is encoded by the coding sequence ATGGAAACGCTAACAAAAAAATCCGCTTCCGCGAACAGAAGCAGTGACCCCAAACCGCCTTTAAAGAATCGGCGGAACGGAATTTGGGACAGAATGAAGCAGCAGAAATATCTCTATCTCATGTCATTGCCATTCGTAGCTTGGGTTTTCGTATTTAACTATCTGCCACTATGGGGATGGACGATGGCTTTCCAAAACTATAAACCTGCCAGATCATTTGGTGATCAAGAGTGGGTTGGTTTTAAACACTTTGTAGAGCTGTTCAGTGATGATCGTTTCTATCTGGTACTTCGAAATACACTTGCAATGAGCTTGATGGGACTAGTTGTTGGTTTTATCGTGCCGATATTCTTCGCTATTCTCCTGAATGAAATGAGAGGCATGTTCTTCAAGCGTGCCGTGCAAACGGTATCATATCTGCCTCACTTTGTATCCTGGGTTGTTGTAGCCGGGATCATTACGAAGATGCTCTCCACCGATGGAGGGATTATCAATGATCTTTTGGTAGGCCTGAACATTATTGATCAGCCGATTCAATTCATGGCTAAGGGGAACTTGTTCTGGTACATTGTAACCGCTTCAGATATGTGGAAAGAAACTGGTTGGAATGCCATCATCTATCTGGCGGCGATTACAGGTATCGACAATGAGCTGTATGAAGCTTCCCGTGTAGATGGAGCCAACCGTTGGAGACAGATGTGGCACATTACGCTGCCTGGCATACGGACCACGATTTCCGTACTTTTCATCATGTCAATTGGACATCTTATCAGTATCGGTTTCGAGAAGCAGTTCTTGCTTGGCAACAGTCTGGTCACAGACTACTCGGAAGTACTTGATCTATACGCGCTCAATTATGGTTTGAATATGGGACGATTCTCATATGGTACAGCCATAGGTATATTCAACTCCGTTGTCAGTATCATCCTTCTGTTTACTGCGAACGGCTTGTTCAAAAAATTCACAAAAGAAAGCATCATGTAG